The Equus asinus isolate D_3611 breed Donkey chromosome 15, EquAss-T2T_v2, whole genome shotgun sequence genome includes a window with the following:
- the NCOA6 gene encoding nuclear receptor coactivator 6 isoform X3, whose translation MVLDDLPNLEDIYTSLCSSTVEDSEMDFDSGLEDDDTKSDSILEDSTIFVAFKGNIDDKDFKWKLDTILENVPNLLHMESSKLKVQKVEPWNSVRVTFNIPREAAERLRILAQSNNQQLRDLGILSVQIEGEGAINLALAQNRSQDVRMNGPIGAGNSVRMEPGFPMAGGPGLIRMTSPATVMIPQGGNVSSSMMAPGPNSELQPRTPRPASQSDAMDPLLSGLHIQQQSHPSGSLAPPHHPMQPVPVNRQMNPANFPQLQQQQQQQQQQQQQQQQQQQQQLQARPPQQHQQQQPQGIRPQFTAPTQVPVPPGWNQLPSGALQPPPAQGSLGTMTANQGWKKAPLPGPMQQQLQARPSLATVQTPSHPPPPYPFGSQQASQAHTNFAQMSNPGQFTAPQMKSLQGGPSRVPTPLQQPHLTNKSPASSPSSFQQGSPASSPTVNQTQQQMGPRPPQNNPLPQGFQQPVSSPGRNPMVQQGNVPPNFMVMQQQPPNQGPQSLHPGLGAGQANPNFMQGQVPSTTATTPGNSGAPQLQANQNVQHAGGQGAGPPQNQMQVSHGPPNMMQPSLMGIHGNMNNQQAGSSGVPQVNLGNMQGQPQQGPPSQLMSMHQQIVPSQGQMVQQQGTLNPQNPMILSRAQLMPQGQMMVNPQSQNLGPSPQRMTPPKQMLPQQGAQMMAPHNQMMGPQGQVLLQQNPMIEQIMTNQMQGNKQQFNTQNQSNVMPGPAQIMRGPTPNMQGNMVQFTGQMSGQMLPQQGPVNNSPSQVMGIQGQVLRPPGPSPHMAQQHGDPATTANNDVSLSQMMPDVSMQQTNVVPPHVQAMQGNSASGNHFSGHGMPFNAPFSGAPNGNQMSCGQNPGFPVNKDVTLTSPLLVNLLQSDISAGHFGVNNKQNNTNANKPKKKKPPRKKKNSQQDLNTPDTRPAGLEEADQQPLPGEQGINLDSSGPKLPEFSNRPPGYPSQPVEQRPHQQMPPQLMQHVAPPPQPPQQQPQPQLPPQQQQPPPPNQPQSQQQQQQQQQQQMMMMLMMQQDPKSVRLPVSQNVHPPRGPLNPDSQRMPMQQSGSVPVMVSLQAPASVPPSPDKQRMPMPVNTPLGSNSRKMIYQENPQNPSSSPLGEMSSLPEASGSEVPSVSGGPNNMPSHLVVSQNQLMMTGPKPGPSPLSATQGATPQQPSVNSLPSSHGHHFPNVAAPTQTSRPKTPNRASPRPYYPQTPNNRPPSTEPSEISLSPERLNASIAGLFPPQINIPLPPRPNLNRGFDQQGLNPTTLKAIGQAPSNLTMNNPSNFAAPQTHKLDSVVVNSGKQSNTGATKRASPSNSRRSSPGSSRKTTPSPGRQNSKAPKLTLASQTNAALLQNVELPRNVLVSPTPLANPPVPGSFPNNCGLNPQNPTMPVAAVGGVLEDNKESLNVPQDSDCQNSQGRKEQVNIELKAVPAQEVKMVIPEDQSKKDQPSDPNKLTGVEENKNLVSPAMREAPTSLSQLLDNSGAPNVTIKPPGLTDLEVTPPIVSGEDLKKASVIPTLQDPSSSKEPSNSLNLPHSNEPCSTLVHPELSEVSSNVAPSIPPVMPRPVSSSSISTPLPPNQITVFVTSNPITTSANTSAALPTHLQSALMSTVVTMPNVGSKVMVSEGQSAAQSNARPQFITPVFINSSSIIQVMKGSQPSTIPAAPLTTSSGLMPPSVAVVGPLHIPQNIKFSSAPVPPNVPSSSPAPNIQTGRPLVLNSRATPVQLPSPPCTTSPVVPPHPPVQQVKELNPDEVSPQVSTSADQSTLPSSQSTTMVSPLLTNSPGSSVNRRSPVSSSKGKGKVDKIGQILLTKACKKVTGSLEKGEEQYGADGETEGQGLETTAPGLMGTEQLSTELDSKTPTPPAPTLLKMTSSPVGPGSTSAGPSLPGGTLPTSVRSIVTTLVPSELISAAPTTKNNHVGIASEPLAGGLVEEKVGSHPELLPSIAPSQSLVPKETPATALQGSVARPELEANAAIVSGQSSEPKEIIEKSKTPSRRNSRTEEPTAASESVENGHRKRSSRPASASSSTKDITSAVQSKRRKSK comes from the exons gatTAATAAGGATGACCAGCCCTGCCACTGTTATGATACCCCAGGGTGGAAACGTGTCATCTTCCATGATGGCACCAGGCCCTAATTCAGAGCTGCAGCCCAGGACTCCTCGCCCAGCTTCTCAGTCAG ATGCAATGGATCCACTCCTCTCTGGGCTCCATATACAGCAGCAGAGTCATCCCTCAGGATCTTTAGCTCCCCCGCACCACCCAATGCAGCCTGTCCCTGTGAACAGACAAATGAACCCAGCTAATTTTccccagctgcagcagcagcagcagcagcaacaacaacaacaacagcagcagcagcagcagcagcagcaacagttgCAGGCAAGACCCCCACAGCAACATCAGCAGCAACAGCCACAGGGAATTCGACCCCAGTTTACTGCCCCAACTCAGGTGCCTGTTCCtccaggctggaaccagctgccttCCGGAGCCCTTcagcctcctccagcccagggttctctgggcACAATGACTGCAAACCAAGGGTGGAAGAAGGCTCCCTTGCCTGGTCCAATGCAACAGCAACTCCAGGCAAGACCATCCTTAGCCACGGTACAGACaccttcccaccctccccctccataTCCCTTTGGCAGCCAGCAAGCCTCACAAGCCCATACAAACTTTGCTCAAATGAGCAACCCAGGCCAGTTCACAGCTCCTCAGATGAAGAGCTTGCAGGGAGGGCCCTCCAGGGTCCCAACCCCCCTGCAGCAGCCCCACCTCACCAACAAGTCTCCTgcctcctcaccctcctccttccagcAGGGATCCCCTGCATCCTCCCCAACGGTTAACCAAACTCAGCAGCAGATGGGACCAAGGCCACCTCAAAATAACCCACTTCCCCAGGGATTTCAGCAGCCCGTCAGCTCTCCGGGTCGGAATCCTATGGTTCAACAGGGAAACGTGCCACCTAACTTCATGGTGATGCAGCAGCAACCACCAAACCAGGGGCCACAGAGTTTACATCCAGGCCTAGGAG CAGGACAGGCCAATCCGAACTTTATGCAAGGTCAGGTGCCTTCGACCACAGCAACCACCCCTGGGAATTCAGGAGCCCCTCAGCTGCAAGCAAATCAAAATGTCCAGCATGCAG gtggtcAAGGAGCTGGTCCTCCTCAAAACCAGATGCAGGTGTCCCATGGGCCACCAAATATGATGCAGCCCAGCCTCATGGGAATTCATGGCAACATGAACAACCAGCAGGCTGGTAGTTCTGGGGTTCCTCAGGTGAACCTGGGCAACATgcaaggccagccccagcagggcCCACCATCTCAGCTGATGAGCATGCACCAGCAGATCGTGCCCTCCCAGGGGCAGATGGTCCAGCAACAAGGAACCTTGAACCCTCAGAACCCTATGATCCTTTCAAGGGCCCAGCTTATGCCACAGGGCCAGATGATGGTGAACCCTCAGAGCCAAAATCTTGGGCCCTCGCCCCAAAGGATGACCCCACCCAAGCAGATGCTTCCCCAGCAGGGTGCACAAATGATGGCGCCACATAACCAGATGATGGGGCCTCAGGGCCAAGTATTGCTCCAACAGAACCCAATGATAGAACAGATCATGACCAATCAGATGCAGGGGAATAAGCAACAGTTTAACACTCAGAACCAATCCAATGTCATGCCGGGACCAGCACAGATAATGAGGGGACCAACTCCAAACATGCAAGGAAACATGGTGCAGTTTACGGGACAGATGTCAGGACAGATGCTGCCCCAGCAAGGGCCTGTGAACAACAGTCCATCTCAGGTTATGGGGATCCAGGGGCAGGTCTTGCGGCCACCAGGGCCCAGTCCACACATGGCCCAGCAGCATGGTGATCCTGCTACTACAGCAAATAATGATGTCAGCTTGTCTCAGATGATGCCAGACGTTAGCATGCAACAAACCAACGTCGTCCCCCCCCACGTGCAGGCCATGCAGGGAAACAGTGCCTCGGGAAACCACTTCTCAGGCCATGGGATGCCTTTCAATGCACCTTTCAGTGGAGCACCCAATGGAAATCAGATGTCCTGTGGTCAGAATCCAGGCTTCCCGGTCAATAAGGATGTCACGCTAACAAGCCCATTGTTGGTCAACTTATTGCAGAGTGACATCTCTGCAGGCCATTTTGGggtaaacaataaacaaaataataccaACGCAAATAAACCGAAGAAGAAGAAACCCCCtcggaagaagaaaaatagtcaGCAGGATCTAAA cacCCCAGATACTCGCCCAGCTGGTCTGGAGGAGGCCGATCAGCAGCCATTGCCTGGAGAACAAGGAATTAACTTGGACAGCTCAGGCCCTAAACTGCCAGAATTTTCAAACCGACCACCAG GTTATCCTTCTCAACCAGTTGAACAGAGGCCACATCAGCAGATGCCTCCTCAGCTCATGCAGCATGTGGCACCCCCACCACAGCCACCACAGCAGCAACCACAACCACAACTGCcaccgcagcagcagcagccaccacCTCCCAATCAACCACAGtctcagcagcagcaacaacagcagcagcagcaacaaatgATGATGATGCTTATGATGCAACAGGACCCCAAATCAGTTAGGCTTCCAGTCTCCCAAAATGTTCATCCCCCAAGGGGCCCCCTGAACCCAGATTCCCAAAGAATGCCCATGCAACAGAGTGGCAGTGTGCCTGTCATGGTCAGTTTGCAAGCACCTGCCTCTGTGCCGCCGTCACCTGATAAACAAAGAATGCCAATGCCTGTGAATACTCCTTTGGGAAGCAATTCAAGGAAAATGATATACCAAGAGAACCCCCAGAATCCTTCCAGCTCACCACTGGGAGAGATGTCCTCACTCCCTGAAGCGAGTGGCAGTGAAGTACCATCTGTGTCAGGAGGCCCAAATAACATGCCTTCACATTTAGTGGTTTCCCAGAATCAGTTAATGATGACAGGGCCAAAACCTGGACCATCACCCCTTTCAGCAACTCAAGGTGCAACTCCCCAGCAACCCTCTGTAAATTCTCTGCCCAGCTCTCATGGCCACCACTTTCCAAATGTGGCTGCTCCAACCCAAACATCTAGGCCTAAAACACCaaacagagccagccccaggccctATTATCCTCAGACACCTAACAACCGCCCACCCAGCACAGAACCTTCAGAAATCAGTCTATCACCAGAAAGACTCAATGCCTCCATAGCAGGACTCTTCCCCCCACAGATTAATATTCCTTTACCTCCTAGGCCAAATTTAAACAGAGGCTTTGATCAACAGGGCTTAAATCCAACAACCTTGAAGGCCATCGGGCAAGCACCTTCAAATCTTACCATGAATAATCCTTCCAATTTTGCTGCCCCACAAACTCACAAATTAGATTCTGTGGTGGTGAATTCCGGAAAGCAGTCTAATACTGGAGCAACAAAACGGGCAAGTCCAAGCAACAGTCGCAGGTCTAGTCCTGGTTCCAGTAGGAAAACTACCCCAAGTCCTGGGAGACAAAATTCAAAAGCCCCTAAACTTACCCTGGCCTCTCAAACAAATGCAGCCCTGTTGCAGAACGTGGAGTTGCCAAGAAACGTATTGGTCAGTCCTACTCCCTTGGCCAATCCCCCTGTACCTGGGAGCTTCCCTAACAACTGTGGGCTGAATCCTCAGAATCCTACCATGCCTGTGGCTGCAGTGGGAGGTGTTCTCGAGGATAACAAGGAGAGCTTGAATGTGCCTCAGGACAGCGATTGCCAGAATTCCCAGGGTAGGAAGGAGCAGGTAAACATTGAGCTAAAAGCAGTCCCTGCTCAAGAAGTTAAAATGGTTATCCCTGAAGATCAATCCAAAAAGGATCAACCTTCGGATCCTAACAAACTTACAGGTGTCGAAGAGAACAAAAATTTGGTGTCTCCTGCTATGAGGGAAGCACCAACATCGTTAAGTCAACTTCTTGACAACTCCGGAGCTCCTAATGTGACCATTAAACCTCCTGGGCTTACAGATTTGGAAGTAACACCTCCAATAGTTTCTGGGGAAGACCTGAAAAAAGCATCTGTCATTCCCACACTGCAGGATCCGTCTTCTTCTAAAGAACCCTCTAATTCCCTAAATTTACCTCACAGTAATGAGCCGTGTTCAACCCTTGTGCATCCAGAATTGAGTGAGGTCAGTTCTAATGTTGCACCAAGCATCCCTCCAGTAATGCCAAGACCTGTCAGCTCTTCCTCCATTTCTACTCCCTTGCCCCCAAATCAGATAACTGTTTTCGTAACTTCCAATCCCATCACAACTTCAGCTAACACATCAGCAGCTCTGCCAACTCACCTGCAGTCTGCATTAATGTCAACAGTCGTCACAATGCCCAATGTGGGTAGCAAGGTTATGGTTTCTGAGGGACAGTCAGCTGCTCAGTCTAATGCCCGGCCTCAGTTTATTACACCTGTCTTTATCAATTCATCCTCAATAATTCAGGTAATGAAAGGATCACAGCCAAGCACAATTCCTGCAGCCCCACTGACAACCAGCTCTGGCTTGATGCCTCCCTCTGTTGCAGTTGTTGGCCCTTTACACATACCTCAGAACATAAAGTTTTCTTCTGCTCCTGTACCACCTAATGTCCCCTCCAGTAGTCCTGCTCCAAACATACAGACAGGTCGACCCTTGGTCCTTAATTCACGAGCCACCCCTGTccagcttccttcccctccttgtACAACTTCTCCAGTTGTCCCTCCTCATCCCCCTGTCCAGCAAGTGAAAGAATTGAATCCAGATGAGGTCAGTCCTCAGGTGAGCACCTCAGCAGATCAGAGCACTCTGCCCTCTTCACAGTCAACCACAATGGTTTCTCCCCTTTTGACTAATAGTCCAGGCTCCTCTGTCAACCGGCGAAGCCCAGTCTCATCTAGTAAGGGCAAAGGAAAAGTGGACAAAATCGGCCAGATTTTGCTGACCAAGGCGTGTAAGAAAGTTACAGGCTCTCTTGAGAAAGGGGAAGAGCAATATGGTGCAGATGGAGAGACTGAAGGCCAAGGGCTAGAGACCACAGCTCCAGGGCTCATGGGAACAGAGCAATTATCCACAGAGCTGGACAGTAAAACCCCAACGCCCCCAGCACCCACTCTGCTAAAAATGACCTCTAGCCCTGTGGGCCCGGGCTCCACCTCAGCAGGACCCAGCTTACCTGGCGGTACTCTCCCCACCAGTGTACGCTCAATAGTAACCACTCTGGTACCCTCTGAGCTCATCTCCGCGGCGCCGACCACAAAAAACAATCATGTTGGCATAGCATCTGAGCCACTTGCGGGTGGCCTAGTGGAGGAGAAGGTGGGATCCCATCCAGAGCTTCTGCCCAGCATAG cCCCTTCGCAGAGTTTAGTCCCAAAGGAAACTCCAGCTACAGCACTGCAGGGGTCTGTTGCCAGACCAG AACTCGAGGCAAATGCTGCCATTGTCTCTGGACAAAG CAGTGAGCCCAAAGAGATAATTGAAAAGTCAAAAACCCCAAGCCGAAGAAACTCCCGAACTGAAGAGCCAACTGCCGCTTCTGAAAGTGTGGAAAATGGACATCGTAAGCGATCCTCTCGGCCTGCTTCAGCCTCCAGCTCTACTAAAG ACATAACCAGTGCGGTGCAGTCCAAGCGAAGAAAGTCCAAGTAA